The genome window CCAGCGTATCTGAAGGTGGAACCAGCATATCCAGCATTTCGGTACTGCTTGTTTCGGTAGTATCCATGACTTTCTTCAGGACCTGAATACTCGCGTCTGTTTGAACCTGACTAAGCGAATAGGCAACTGATAAAGCAGCAATATCCATAGATAGACTCCCTCCTATGATTACCATTTTATTACTGCCGCTCCTCCTTGACAAGCACTAATTCATTTGCTGACAAGCGCGTCACAGCCATTCTGCGTATTTTTCAATCATATATAATCAGCCTATTTATCCGTAACAGCATAGCCATCATGATTATCCCACATCCACAAATACACCGTCTAATACCGTAAAAGCAGGCAAAAAATTTCCCCATTGGGTACTTATTACCCGTTTTTAATTATGCGTCTACTATCCAAATCGAAACAGCCTTTCCCCCAAAGTCCATATTATAGCTGAGGAAAAGCCATTCAGGCTGCATACAGTTTAGTTGGCACAAATATTGCTATTATTAGGAGTGTATATATATTATGGAGACCAGCTATGAAAAGTCAAGTACCACAAGTTAAGAAATCTAAAAGGAGGTTATTTTTGGGCACAAGAAATAAGCCTATAATAGGCAAAGGATTTCAATAAGTTAAGCTAGAGGCACATAGGGTTTCTGATTTCTAAGAACTGCATGA of Propionispora vibrioides contains these proteins:
- a CDS encoding YjfB family protein, with amino-acid sequence MVIIGGSLSMDIAALSVAYSLSQVQTDASIQVLKKVMDTTETSSTEMLDMLVPPSDTLGSNVDVSV